A region from the Panicum hallii strain FIL2 chromosome 1, PHallii_v3.1, whole genome shotgun sequence genome encodes:
- the LOC112873386 gene encoding ent-copalyl diphosphate synthase 2-like, with product MIGTVRAALTSMGGGDISFSPYDTAWVALLKKLDGAEGPQFPSCIDWIAKNQLPDGSWGDDAFFLVQDRLINTLSCIMALKTWNVHSDKCNKGLSFIHENIKRLPEDNENWMLVGFETIFPTLLEMAKDIGLDMPCDEPALQDIYAKRNLKLARIPKDVLHSVPTALLFSLEGMPGLDWDRLFKLQSPGGSFMSSAASTAYALMQTGNKKCLEYLTDIVHKFNGGAPFAYPVELFERLWVVDRLERLGLSSYFRSEIDSCLDYAYWHWSDEGIGFTWDDMVRDVDDTAMGFRLLRQHGYHVSTGALKRFETKDGEFVVYPGQSNQSVSAMYNLYRAADQAAFSGDDAVVQRAKAYSYAFLQERRASGNLNDKWIISSGLPSEVAYALDFPWKASLPRVETRMYLEQYGGTDNVWIGKVLYRMHLFNNELFLKLAKADFSNFQRQCRLEWQGLKRWCEKNNLEMYGVTPQSAMRAYFLAAANIFEPDRAAERLGWARTAVIAQAILSSNACTTDSMLEGLISELSSDDHNFARRGGKYSTENGLLTALHELIHLFAPGKDASDNLREAWKTWLMELTTNDGHESCEGKTALLLVRTVEICSGRHCSANQNLKLSEYSQLEKLTSSICSKLGSRIFSQNGTTTENTENLEQQVDQEMQELAQCVFQSCDTISKLTKQTFLHVTRSYCYVAHSSPETIVSHISKVIFEDVV from the exons ATGATCGGCACTGTTAGAGCAGCGTTGACGTCGATGGGAGGCGGCGACATCAGTTTCTCCCCATACGACACGGCGTGGGTCGCGCTTTTGAAAAAGCTGGACGGTGCAGAAGGCCCGCAGTTCCCCTCTTGCATCGACTGGATCGCTAAGAACCAGCTCCCAGATGGCTCATGGGGCGATGATGCCTTCTTCCTAGTCCAAGACCGGCTCATCAACACCTTGTCTTGCATCATGGCTCTGAAAACTTGGAATGTTCATAGCGACAAGTGCAACAAAG GCTTGTCGTTTATCCATGAAAATATAAAGAGACTACCTGAGGACAATGAGAATTGGATGCTGGTCGGTTTTGAGACAATCTTCCCAACGCTGCTAGAGATGGCCAAGGATATAGGCCTTGACATGCCTTGTGATGAGCCCGCGTTGCAAGACATATATGCGAAAAGAAATCTAAAACTTGCTAG GATTCCTAAAGATGTACTGCACTCTGTACCAACAGCTTTGCTTTTTAGCTTAGAGGGAATGCCAGGTTTAGACTGGGACAGGTTGTTCAAACTCCAGTCTCCAGGTGGCTCCTTCATGTCGTCAGCAGCTTCGACAGCTTATGCTCTTATGCAAACAGGCAACAAGAAGTGCCTCGAGTACCTTACCGACATCGTCCACAAGTTCAACGGGGGAG CACCCTTTGCCTACCCCGTGGAGCTGTTCGAGCGCTTATGGGTTGTTGACCGGTTGGAGCGGTTGGGCTTATCCTCCTACTTCAGGAGCGAAATTGACAGTTGTTTAGACTACGCTTACTG GCACTGGAGTGATGAAGGCATAGGTTTTACGTGGGACGACATGGTGAGGGACGTCGATGACACAGCCATGGGTTTCCGTCTCCTCCGGCAGCACGGCTACCACGTCTCTACTG GGGCCTTAAAGCGTTTCGAGACGAAGGATGGCGAGTTCGTGGTGTACCCGGGGCAGTCCAACCAGTCGGTGAGCGCGATGTACAACCTGTACCGCGCTGCCGACCAGGCCGCCTTCTCCGGCGACGATGCTGTTGTCCAGCGGGCCAAGGCCTACAGCTACGCGTTCCTTCAGGAGAGGCGAGCCTCCGGCAACCTCAACGACAAGTGGATCATCTCCTCGGGCTTGCCCAGTGAGGTCGCTTACGCCCTCGACTTCCCCTGGAAGGCAAGTCTGCCGCGCGTGGAGACGAGGATGTATCTGGAGCAGTACGGTGGCACTGACAATGTGTGGATCGGGAAGGTCCTTTACAG GATGCATCTCTTCAACAACGAGCTGTTCCTCAAGTTGGCGAAGGCCGACTTCAGCAACTTCCAGAGGCAATGCCGACTTGAGTGGCAGGGCCTCAAAAG GTGGTGTGAGAAAAACAATCTTGAAATGTATGGGGTGACTCCACAGAGCGCAATGAGGGCCTACTTCCTGGCAGCAGCCAACATCTTCGAACCAGACCGAGCAGCGGAGCGGCTAGGATGGGCGCGCACGGCGGTGATTGCCCAGGCCATCCTGAGCAGCAACGCTTGTACTACTGACAGCATGCTGGAAGGGCTCATTAGTGAACTCAGTAGCGACGACCACAATTTTGCAAG GCGTGGAGGGAAGTATTCGACGGAGAATGGCCTCCTCACTGCACTTCATGAGCTGATCCATCTCTTTGCACCTGGAAAAGATGCTTCTGACAATCTCCGTGAAGCT TGGAAAACATGGCTGATGGAATTGACCACGAACGATGGCCATGAATCATGTGAAGGAAAAACAGCACTGTTGTTAGTTCGCACAGTGGAGATCTGCTCAGGGAGACACTGTTCAGCCAACCAGAATCTGAAGCTTTCCGAGTATTCCCAGCTTGAGAAGCTTACCTCTTCCATCTGCAGCAAACTTGGCTCTAGGATTTTTTCTCAG AATGGAACAACCACGGAGAACACTGAGAATTTAGAACAGCAAGTAGATCAGGAGATGCAAGAGCTGGCCCAGTGTGTTTTTCAGAGCTGCGACACTATAAGCAAGTTGACCAAGCAGACATTTCTCCATGTGACTAGGAGCTACTGCTACGTTGCTCATTCTTCACCTGAAACAATCGTCAGTCACATATCCAAGGTCATATTTGAGGATGTCGTTTAG